Proteins found in one Fodinicurvata sp. EGI_FJ10296 genomic segment:
- the bcsA gene encoding UDP-forming cellulose synthase catalytic subunit, with protein sequence MALTKYLMVLGWIVLLVGVTIMASVPTTIPAQMWLATAMLAMMIIIKLLDPRDMLRAILVALGGFVVLRYLFWRVANTLPPAEQLLDFVPAVLLMIAELYAISILFMGLIVVANPIKRKSLPKIAEWPRIPTVDVFVPSYNEDEEIVEATLLAACDQNYPADKFRVYLCDDGATTAKLNDPDPDKARAAFRRQQTMMALCRRVGAIYLSREDNKSAKAGNLNAAMAKTTGELVAIFDADHVPARDFLAQTTGYFAYQNDLFLVQTPHFFITPDPLERNLRTFGKMPAENEMFYGTIQQGLDKWNASFFCGSAAVLRRTHLDEVNGFSGSSVTEDAESALMLHAKGYKSLYVSTPLIAGLQPESFTEFIAQRSRWAQGMTQIFLLHSPIFKRGLTVTQRIGYANSSMFWFFPFARLAFLIAPLFYLFFGLEIYVATWVDFLAYVLPYIIATLLIQNTLFRTSRWPLISELYEYVQSMFTSRAILGVLLNPRSPSFRVTAKGETLAEDTLSPLARPFIVVFVLTLAGIVATIVRYLLAPETSGILAVVSLWNVFNFMLASAGLGVVCELQQRRNNPRVPVNRAATIALFEDGDQRMIDADIQDASMGGVKISIDQGALEGDPIKPGTQAVLYLEDNGDDRPLSIPIRLLQGRAEGGRQVFGANFMATATDSKANIIRLTYGDSRRWAKMLADRQTSPGVLKGIGMFVRLSLRYSVLGTKFIFTHWNKRQADTAGTAQTAGAQRT encoded by the coding sequence ATGGCACTGACCAAATATCTGATGGTCCTCGGCTGGATCGTCCTCCTGGTGGGCGTCACCATCATGGCATCGGTACCGACGACCATTCCAGCCCAGATGTGGCTGGCGACCGCCATGCTGGCCATGATGATCATCATCAAGCTGCTCGATCCGCGGGACATGCTTCGCGCAATCCTGGTGGCGCTCGGCGGGTTCGTGGTGCTGAGATATCTGTTCTGGCGCGTCGCGAATACTTTGCCCCCGGCGGAGCAACTGCTCGATTTCGTTCCCGCCGTGCTGCTGATGATCGCGGAATTGTACGCAATCTCGATCCTGTTCATGGGCCTGATCGTGGTTGCCAATCCGATCAAGCGCAAATCGCTGCCGAAGATTGCGGAATGGCCACGGATCCCGACCGTCGACGTCTTCGTCCCCTCGTATAACGAAGACGAGGAAATTGTCGAGGCGACGCTCCTTGCTGCGTGCGATCAGAATTATCCGGCCGACAAATTCCGCGTCTATCTTTGCGACGATGGCGCGACGACGGCCAAACTGAACGATCCCGATCCTGACAAGGCCCGGGCAGCTTTTCGGCGGCAACAAACAATGATGGCGCTATGTCGGCGGGTCGGCGCGATCTATCTGTCGCGCGAGGACAACAAGTCGGCAAAGGCCGGCAATCTGAACGCGGCGATGGCGAAAACGACCGGCGAACTCGTCGCCATTTTCGACGCAGACCACGTTCCCGCGCGGGATTTTCTGGCACAGACAACGGGGTATTTCGCCTATCAGAATGACCTGTTCCTGGTGCAGACGCCGCATTTCTTCATTACGCCCGACCCGCTGGAGAGAAATCTCAGAACCTTCGGCAAGATGCCGGCTGAGAACGAAATGTTCTATGGCACCATCCAGCAAGGATTGGACAAATGGAACGCATCGTTCTTTTGCGGCTCGGCGGCTGTTCTTCGGCGTACCCATCTCGATGAAGTAAACGGCTTCTCCGGTAGCAGCGTTACTGAGGATGCGGAAAGCGCGTTAATGCTTCACGCCAAAGGGTACAAGAGCCTGTACGTGTCTACACCATTGATTGCAGGCCTTCAGCCTGAATCCTTTACCGAGTTTATCGCCCAGCGGTCGCGTTGGGCGCAGGGCATGACCCAGATATTTCTGCTGCATAGTCCGATATTTAAGCGCGGGCTGACCGTGACGCAGCGTATCGGATACGCCAATTCTTCGATGTTCTGGTTCTTCCCGTTTGCGCGTCTGGCCTTTCTTATAGCGCCGTTGTTCTATCTGTTCTTCGGCCTGGAAATCTATGTTGCCACCTGGGTCGACTTCCTGGCCTATGTGCTGCCGTACATCATTGCCACGCTCCTCATCCAGAATACGCTGTTCCGGACCTCGCGATGGCCGCTCATTTCCGAGTTGTACGAGTATGTGCAATCGATGTTTACGTCGCGCGCCATCCTGGGCGTGCTGCTCAACCCACGCTCGCCATCATTCCGGGTGACGGCCAAGGGCGAAACGCTGGCTGAGGATACGCTGTCACCCCTGGCTCGGCCCTTTATCGTCGTTTTCGTGCTAACGCTGGCCGGTATCGTGGCGACGATCGTCCGGTATCTTCTCGCCCCCGAAACGAGCGGAATCCTTGCGGTCGTCTCGCTGTGGAACGTCTTCAACTTCATGTTGGCGTCGGCGGGCCTCGGTGTCGTCTGCGAGCTGCAGCAGCGGCGCAATAATCCGCGCGTGCCGGTAAACCGGGCTGCGACAATTGCACTGTTTGAAGACGGCGACCAGCGCATGATCGATGCCGATATCCAGGACGCGTCGATGGGGGGTGTCAAAATCTCCATCGATCAGGGCGCCCTGGAAGGAGACCCGATCAAGCCGGGAACCCAGGCTGTGCTGTACCTCGAAGACAATGGCGACGACCGCCCTCTATCCATTCCCATACGCCTGCTCCAGGGGCGGGCAGAAGGTGGCCGCCAGGTATTCGGTGCGAATTTCATGGCGACGGCAACGGACAGCAAGGCCAACATCATCAGATTGACCTATGGCGACTCCAGGCGGTGGGCAAAGATGCTTGCGGATCGTCAAACCTCGCCGGGGGTCCTGAAGGGCATTGGGATGTTCGTTCGTCTCAGCTTGCGCTATTCGGTCCTGGGAACCAAATTCATCTTCACACACTGGAACAAGCGCCAGGCTGACACGGCCGGAACTGCCCAGACTGCGGGGGCGCAGCGCACATGA
- a CDS encoding biotin transporter BioY: MSQSASGVQSLGNQPFVPFLLSQGSLTHKILAVLAGSWFLAASSQLSVPMYPVPMTMQTFAVFMVGALYGWRLGAITVLAFLGQALAGMPFLANATGGPAPFVGPTAGYLLGFVVSAAIVGWMAEKGWTANGLLRLLATSVVAHVVILAFGVTWLAAMIGPAGAVAHGLTPFLPGMVLKSALGAAAILGVASLRDLLRRKE; this comes from the coding sequence ATGTCCCAGAGCGCATCCGGCGTGCAGAGCCTTGGCAATCAGCCCTTCGTTCCCTTTCTTTTGTCGCAAGGGTCACTGACGCACAAGATCCTGGCCGTGCTGGCCGGGTCCTGGTTCCTGGCGGCCTCGTCGCAGCTCTCGGTGCCCATGTATCCGGTGCCGATGACCATGCAGACATTCGCCGTATTCATGGTTGGTGCCCTTTATGGGTGGCGTCTCGGCGCGATTACCGTGCTGGCGTTTCTCGGTCAGGCCCTTGCCGGCATGCCGTTCCTTGCAAATGCGACCGGTGGACCGGCGCCGTTCGTCGGGCCGACCGCCGGATACCTGCTCGGATTCGTCGTTTCGGCGGCGATCGTCGGCTGGATGGCCGAAAAGGGCTGGACGGCGAACGGCCTGCTGCGATTGCTCGCGACCAGCGTCGTTGCTCATGTCGTCATTCTGGCTTTCGGCGTCACATGGTTGGCAGCGATGATCGGACCGGCCGGGGCGGTCGCCCATGGCCTGACGCCGTTCCTGCCGGGAATGGTGCTGAAATCCGCGCTTGGCGCTGCCGCCATACTGGGTGTGGCCAGCCTTCGCGATCTGCTGCGCCGCAAAGAGTAG
- a CDS encoding amidoligase family protein — protein MPRSHTPEQPSASTMIRGTAGDRSAVGILPPPRKTTATGSERRVGVEIEFAGMETEEAALAVQDAFGGTITYVDKYARRVETDIGAFAVELDMSRAHPDKKPGKPALLDEMDTYVSSAVGAIGRYWMPQEIAAPPIPFSRLYIIDDLVAALRKRGALGTSASPIYGFGIHLNPEVPDTSRETILAHLKAYLLCSDWLHERIDMDVTRRLMRFVAPLPNSYTRMVVDPDYDPSLPDLMVDYFRFNPTRNREFDMLPIFGFIDPRRVRMLSSGKSVSARPTFHYRLPDSRVDRTDWGGIVAEWNNWVHVEWLASDADALAAAGRRWAALYDRGRVSEWKHEVASWLVEPCGTRSAVDIERA, from the coding sequence TTGCCGCGCAGCCACACACCCGAGCAGCCTTCAGCCAGCACAATGATCCGCGGCACTGCCGGTGACCGTTCCGCTGTCGGCATTCTGCCGCCGCCGCGGAAGACCACTGCAACGGGCAGCGAACGCCGTGTCGGTGTCGAAATCGAATTCGCTGGCATGGAGACCGAAGAAGCGGCGCTTGCCGTACAGGACGCCTTCGGTGGCACCATCACCTATGTCGACAAATACGCACGACGCGTCGAGACCGATATCGGTGCCTTTGCCGTGGAACTGGATATGAGCAGGGCGCACCCGGACAAGAAGCCTGGCAAGCCGGCGCTGCTGGACGAGATGGACACTTATGTATCATCAGCGGTTGGTGCGATCGGGCGGTACTGGATGCCACAGGAGATTGCGGCCCCGCCAATCCCCTTCAGCCGCCTTTACATAATCGACGATCTGGTTGCCGCCCTTCGGAAACGGGGGGCACTTGGAACCAGTGCCAGCCCGATCTATGGATTCGGCATTCATCTGAATCCGGAAGTGCCCGATACCTCGCGCGAAACAATACTGGCTCACCTCAAGGCCTATCTTCTATGCAGCGATTGGCTGCACGAACGCATCGATATGGACGTGACGCGCCGGCTAATGCGGTTCGTGGCGCCGCTGCCGAATTCATATACGCGCATGGTTGTCGACCCTGACTACGACCCCTCGCTCCCGGACCTCATGGTCGATTATTTCCGGTTCAACCCGACAAGGAACCGCGAATTCGATATGCTTCCCATCTTTGGCTTTATCGACCCGCGCCGGGTGCGTATGCTGTCGTCGGGCAAATCGGTTTCGGCGCGGCCTACCTTCCACTACCGATTGCCGGACTCACGCGTCGATCGGACCGACTGGGGTGGTATCGTGGCGGAATGGAACAACTGGGTCCATGTCGAATGGCTTGCTTCAGACGCCGATGCGCTTGCGGCCGCCGGGCGTCGTTGGGCCGCACTGTATGATCGGGGCCGGGTAAGCGAGTGGAAACACGAAGTCGCGAGCTGGCTGGTCGAGCCCTGCGGCACCCGGAGCGCCGTTGACATTGAGCGTGCATAA
- a CDS encoding DctP family TRAP transporter solute-binding subunit, whose translation MKKLMLAAMAATAAIAFTAHATAQNYKDEYTVSTVLPDSFPWGAAAQRWADLVDERTDGRINMRIYPGTQLVQGEQTREFTAMRQGIIDMAVGSTINWSPQIQELNIFALPFLMPDYDALDALTGGEVGNRLFERIEEAGVVPLAWAENGFREITNSIGPIRTPEDLDGMKIRVVGSPLFSDIFSALGANPTQMSWADAQPALTTGAVDGQENPLTIYSGLQMQNVDQNYITLWGYVADPLIFGVSAQVWDTFTEEDQQILREAAVEAGDYGIELAREGLVEPDLSLIEEIESEGVEITRLTEDERQAFVDATRGVYDEWSETIGQDLVTAAEEAIANR comes from the coding sequence ATGAAGAAATTGATGCTGGCCGCCATGGCCGCAACCGCTGCGATCGCGTTCACGGCCCACGCGACGGCACAGAATTACAAGGACGAATACACGGTTTCGACCGTCCTGCCGGACAGCTTTCCGTGGGGTGCGGCGGCTCAGCGCTGGGCGGATCTGGTCGACGAGCGCACGGACGGCCGCATCAACATGCGCATCTATCCGGGCACCCAATTGGTTCAGGGCGAACAGACCCGCGAATTCACGGCCATGCGTCAGGGCATCATCGACATGGCCGTTGGTTCTACCATCAACTGGTCGCCGCAGATTCAGGAACTCAATATCTTCGCCCTGCCCTTCCTGATGCCGGACTATGACGCTCTCGATGCCCTGACCGGCGGCGAAGTCGGCAATCGTCTGTTCGAGCGGATCGAAGAGGCCGGCGTCGTTCCCCTCGCCTGGGCCGAGAACGGATTCCGGGAGATCACCAATTCGATCGGTCCCATCCGGACGCCGGAAGACCTGGATGGCATGAAAATCCGCGTCGTCGGGTCGCCGCTGTTCAGCGACATCTTTTCCGCACTCGGCGCCAATCCGACGCAGATGAGCTGGGCCGATGCCCAGCCGGCCCTGACCACCGGCGCGGTCGACGGGCAGGAAAACCCGCTGACCATCTATAGCGGCCTGCAAATGCAGAATGTCGATCAGAACTACATCACGCTTTGGGGCTATGTGGCCGATCCGCTGATTTTTGGCGTCAGCGCCCAGGTATGGGACACGTTTACCGAGGAAGATCAGCAGATCCTGCGCGAAGCCGCCGTCGAAGCCGGCGATTATGGTATCGAACTGGCCCGCGAGGGGTTGGTCGAGCCGGATCTTTCACTGATCGAAGAGATCGAATCCGAAGGCGTGGAGATCACCCGCCTGACCGAGGATGAGCGCCAGGCCTTCGTCGACGCAACGCGCGGTGTCTATGACGAATGGAGCGAGACCATCGGCCAGGATCTGGTCACCGCGGCCGAAGAGGCGATCGCCAACCGCTGA
- a CDS encoding DUF1284 domain-containing protein: MVRRSSGRPDWAPAAGAEPAPADQIVRLRGHHLLCLLTYVGRGYTAEFVANFDLLATALSDGVRRIRIVDGPDDICRPVENCPDSHCHEPRVKRRDAAALVDIGRILGCDLLPGADIELDRDRIARLRAAFAEGSARSACQGCQWHRICSDVADSGFDGTRFCPGR, translated from the coding sequence ATGGTGAGACGATCGTCCGGACGACCTGATTGGGCGCCGGCGGCCGGGGCAGAGCCGGCGCCGGCGGACCAGATCGTCCGGCTGCGTGGGCACCATCTGCTTTGTCTCCTGACTTATGTCGGGCGCGGCTATACGGCAGAGTTTGTCGCCAATTTTGATTTGCTGGCAACGGCGCTGTCCGACGGTGTCCGTCGTATTCGGATTGTAGACGGCCCTGACGACATCTGCCGTCCAGTCGAAAACTGTCCCGACAGCCATTGTCACGAGCCGAGGGTGAAGCGCCGCGATGCGGCGGCGCTTGTTGATATCGGTCGCATCCTCGGCTGTGACCTTCTTCCAGGCGCCGACATTGAATTGGACCGCGACCGGATCGCCCGCCTTCGTGCCGCCTTCGCCGAGGGGTCTGCCCGGTCGGCCTGCCAGGGATGCCAGTGGCACCGGATCTGTTCCGATGTCGCCGATAGCGGCTTCGACGGGACCAGATTCTGTCCGGGACGCTGA
- a CDS encoding gamma-glutamyl-gamma-aminobutyrate hydrolase family protein: MGSGGDRPLRRSGDTRRPLIGITASMRGGRWMAAFNHLAVRRAGGIPVKITPGNARDIDRVDALIIGGGDDISATLYGGTLNPTIRIDPDRDAFEQKALERSIDRDQPVLGICRGAQMMNVVLGGTLHEDIYSAFPNLPRMRTPLPRKTVTVTAGSRLSTLLGTEKCRVNALHHQSVDRVASGLTVVACDSFGIVQAVEAKAPGHWIGVQWHPEFLVFDTRQQALFRDLVARCHDRSAHPGRHG; this comes from the coding sequence GTGGGCTCGGGCGGGGATCGGCCCCTGCGACGATCAGGCGACACGCGCCGCCCCCTGATCGGCATAACCGCGTCGATGCGCGGTGGCCGTTGGATGGCAGCCTTCAATCATCTCGCGGTCCGACGTGCTGGCGGCATTCCGGTCAAGATCACACCCGGGAACGCCCGCGATATCGACCGTGTCGATGCGTTGATAATCGGGGGTGGCGATGATATCTCGGCGACGCTGTACGGCGGGACGCTAAACCCGACGATCCGCATCGACCCTGATCGCGACGCCTTCGAGCAGAAGGCGTTGGAGCGCTCGATCGATCGTGATCAGCCGGTGCTCGGGATATGCCGGGGCGCGCAGATGATGAATGTCGTGCTTGGCGGCACGCTCCACGAAGACATCTACAGCGCGTTTCCGAATCTTCCGCGAATGCGGACGCCCTTGCCGCGAAAGACCGTTACGGTCACGGCGGGCAGCCGCCTGAGCACACTCCTGGGCACGGAAAAATGCCGGGTAAACGCGCTTCATCATCAGTCCGTGGACAGGGTCGCCAGCGGGTTGACGGTCGTCGCCTGCGATAGCTTCGGCATCGTTCAAGCCGTCGAGGCCAAAGCGCCGGGCCATTGGATCGGTGTTCAATGGCATCCCGAATTTCTTGTCTTCGACACCCGCCAGCAGGCATTGTTCCGTGACCTGGTGGCCCGGTGCCATGACCGATCGGCGCACCCCGGGAGGCACGGCTGA
- a CDS encoding TVP38/TMEM64 family protein, with amino-acid sequence MADDKSQNTDHPNPDGREAARSASVEGEDWLVPDAARDPVALPDRRLKWSTAKQFLPVVVLLAGLLTAIWMGWVDQISLTTLADHRETLIAWVDRNGLAAAAVYAGLVTAVAAFSIPAMSVMNISAGFLFGPVSGTAIATVGQTIGGFVVFLAARYAFRDVLARRAGTMVRRMEAGFRRNAFSYMLTVRFMPMFPAWLVNLVPGLLGVSARVFLLGTVIGVIPCTFVFATVGDGLGQVIDKGQVPSLMIFLEPRILLPFVGLALLAITPAIIRWRRGRMQNAAAAEQSEGSGATQEKSCSNAG; translated from the coding sequence ATGGCTGACGATAAATCGCAGAATACGGACCATCCGAACCCGGATGGTCGAGAAGCTGCCCGATCGGCATCGGTCGAGGGCGAGGACTGGCTGGTTCCCGATGCGGCGCGCGATCCGGTAGCGCTGCCCGATAGGCGACTGAAATGGTCGACCGCCAAGCAGTTCCTTCCCGTCGTGGTGCTGCTGGCCGGGTTGCTCACGGCGATCTGGATGGGCTGGGTCGATCAGATATCACTGACGACGCTTGCCGATCATCGTGAAACGCTCATTGCGTGGGTCGATCGCAACGGCCTGGCCGCCGCCGCCGTATATGCTGGGCTGGTTACTGCAGTGGCGGCTTTCTCCATTCCGGCCATGTCGGTGATGAACATTTCCGCCGGTTTCCTTTTCGGCCCCGTTTCGGGGACGGCCATCGCCACTGTTGGACAGACCATCGGCGGCTTCGTGGTTTTCCTGGCCGCCCGCTATGCCTTTCGTGATGTACTGGCGAGACGGGCCGGTACGATGGTGAGGCGAATGGAGGCCGGCTTTCGGCGCAACGCCTTCAGCTATATGTTGACCGTACGTTTCATGCCGATGTTTCCGGCCTGGCTCGTCAATCTTGTTCCCGGTCTGCTCGGTGTTTCAGCGCGGGTCTTCTTGCTCGGCACCGTAATTGGCGTCATCCCCTGCACCTTCGTTTTTGCGACCGTCGGCGACGGGCTGGGGCAGGTGATCGACAAGGGCCAGGTCCCCAGTCTGATGATCTTCCTGGAACCCCGGATTTTGCTGCCATTCGTCGGACTGGCACTGCTGGCCATCACTCCGGCGATCATTCGGTGGCGCCGCGGCCGGATGCAGAACGCGGCTGCTGCCGAGCAATCCGAAGGCTCCGGGGCTACTCAGGAAAAATCGTGCTCGAATGCTGGATAG
- a CDS encoding cellulose biosynthesis cyclic di-GMP-binding regulatory protein BcsB: protein MKRYAKLLSVSLAMGALGLSVAIGVGLPAAAPAATSAPIPLYPFEQQPTPAEPVPADRSSDTGPAAGSTSRIAQVLEPRTQRPEGTRSGPSLILQSPDVFGDSAGTGSENRSILAPGRTSGSGASDATTGRQTDIQSIVRGGVLDGDGTSGDRAQPRRIAPGPIPADDSAPEAASPRDVADDGDIADGEAGARGSAPAPVMRELPRLANDDDAGTESADPFAGNSPRAGRPILTDTGFRSLFGRPGSALPGPAPAEGAVDRSVASRFNDGPEVESAYRSRIMPTPSTTVAGHMYSSRDAASFAAWLPPNRRGGSATLVFTMVNSADVLPGSSEVAVFVNGEHLGDIGTTADGRGRRLAISLPERFLNDGYNTIEFRSSLFHRVACTIESGYDTWVQIPADEAYIGYDLEGGLDHTAVLGWIGQAMQGRPLPVYSPGRQPQDTVIRAGFSFAQGVSVSTGIEAHPIVSHPISDLQTDSPSQRGPEFPGIDLRRINGPIAVVMGTAQDLRGVVGAGLLDRVDGPHLSTHQIGDRIIILVSGLNGSDIAYAAHGFAEEVAQDQPPWRYFSTIRQNMSRDWATLGGHTESAYGPLYRSRVAVNLPVDVSTTHEQSARLSLNLAYGPGLAEGAELLILVNGRTASAYPLSEREGDLLENTPIDLPMRYFRPGANLIELQARLPYVDEGQDCFWRGGPPTEGRPRLTFFEDTRIEFPGFGDTTLLPDLRLFTEEMLPYASSGRMPMMLTSGDHDTVSAAWSFMGALSARSGRVLPVDLQIGGEPSPRNDAVVFGISRELPAIVRERGTEDLQAVMTDWETRPETPDVDWLPPDRRPRPVPMPQTSPGEDTDSVVRSLRRLQVSDSGPNPGATTSDFTGGMSLARVDGNASANRYFTNGDRSVLGVNGSEPIRAIDETALERADWRNRLSTEGEESGFFLGWLERASNTLVSEAYTSSTDYRMPVWSETDRRDADSRRNADFVISQFSPRSWIETLPGVSPSTWTVIAAPTTSGLWAGVERLQRIDSINGVAGDTALFDLPDGEIVVRKTTGDYVFTGHQGFSLSLFRSVLGQWFSINVGVWLAFVIGIVVVVGLITNALLKSVGQREDIR, encoded by the coding sequence ATGAAACGATACGCCAAGCTTCTGTCGGTCAGCCTGGCCATGGGCGCGCTGGGTCTGTCGGTCGCCATCGGCGTTGGTTTGCCAGCGGCGGCACCTGCAGCGACTTCTGCTCCCATTCCGCTTTATCCCTTTGAGCAGCAGCCGACCCCGGCGGAACCTGTGCCTGCGGATCGGTCTTCGGACACGGGTCCGGCTGCGGGATCAACTTCGAGAATTGCTCAAGTGCTGGAACCCCGAACTCAGCGGCCTGAGGGCACACGGTCGGGGCCTTCCCTGATCCTGCAGTCGCCGGATGTGTTCGGCGATTCTGCCGGGACGGGGTCCGAAAATCGGTCGATCCTTGCCCCGGGCCGGACGTCGGGCAGCGGCGCTTCGGATGCGACGACAGGTCGTCAGACAGATATCCAGTCAATCGTTCGCGGCGGGGTGCTCGACGGCGACGGAACGAGTGGCGATCGTGCCCAGCCGCGTCGGATAGCGCCGGGACCGATTCCGGCCGATGACAGTGCGCCCGAAGCGGCTTCGCCCCGGGACGTGGCTGACGACGGTGACATCGCCGACGGGGAAGCAGGGGCACGCGGATCGGCGCCGGCGCCGGTGATGCGCGAACTGCCGCGGTTGGCGAATGACGACGATGCAGGGACGGAATCGGCCGATCCCTTTGCCGGGAATTCGCCGCGCGCCGGCCGGCCGATTCTGACCGATACCGGGTTCCGGTCGCTGTTCGGCCGGCCGGGATCTGCACTCCCTGGACCGGCGCCAGCAGAAGGGGCTGTCGATCGATCGGTCGCATCCCGGTTCAACGACGGCCCGGAAGTCGAGAGCGCGTACAGAAGCCGTATCATGCCGACGCCGTCAACGACCGTTGCCGGCCATATGTATTCCAGCCGTGATGCGGCCAGCTTCGCCGCCTGGCTTCCGCCGAACCGTCGTGGTGGCTCGGCGACTCTGGTTTTCACTATGGTGAACAGTGCTGATGTGTTGCCGGGAAGTTCAGAGGTTGCCGTCTTCGTGAACGGCGAGCATCTGGGCGATATCGGGACGACAGCCGACGGCAGGGGTCGCCGGCTGGCGATTTCGCTTCCGGAGCGGTTCCTGAACGATGGCTATAACACCATCGAGTTCCGGTCCAGTCTCTTCCATCGCGTGGCCTGCACCATCGAAAGCGGCTACGATACCTGGGTCCAGATCCCGGCGGACGAAGCCTATATCGGGTATGACCTCGAAGGCGGCCTGGATCATACGGCCGTGCTGGGATGGATCGGTCAGGCGATGCAGGGCAGGCCGTTGCCAGTCTACTCGCCGGGCCGGCAGCCTCAGGATACGGTCATTCGGGCCGGTTTCAGTTTTGCGCAGGGTGTATCGGTATCGACGGGCATCGAGGCCCATCCGATCGTTTCCCATCCGATCAGCGATTTGCAGACCGATAGTCCATCTCAACGCGGTCCGGAGTTCCCCGGGATCGACCTGCGACGCATAAACGGGCCTATCGCCGTCGTCATGGGAACCGCCCAGGATCTCCGTGGCGTTGTCGGCGCGGGGCTGCTCGACCGGGTCGACGGTCCCCATCTTTCGACGCACCAGATCGGCGACCGCATCATCATCCTTGTGTCAGGCCTCAATGGGTCGGACATTGCCTATGCCGCGCATGGTTTCGCGGAAGAAGTGGCGCAGGATCAACCCCCCTGGCGCTACTTCTCGACGATCCGCCAGAATATGTCCCGTGACTGGGCAACGCTCGGCGGACATACCGAATCCGCATACGGCCCTCTTTATCGATCTCGCGTTGCTGTCAATCTGCCCGTCGATGTGTCAACGACGCACGAACAGTCGGCCAGACTCTCCCTCAACCTTGCCTATGGACCGGGACTTGCCGAAGGGGCGGAACTGCTGATACTCGTGAACGGTCGGACGGCCTCGGCCTACCCGCTGTCTGAGCGGGAAGGCGATCTGCTCGAAAATACGCCGATCGATCTTCCGATGCGGTATTTTCGACCGGGCGCCAATCTGATCGAGTTGCAGGCCCGGTTGCCCTATGTCGACGAGGGTCAGGATTGCTTCTGGCGTGGCGGCCCGCCGACGGAAGGCCGGCCCCGGCTGACATTTTTCGAGGATACACGGATCGAGTTCCCTGGATTCGGTGACACGACGCTGCTTCCGGATCTGCGGCTGTTCACCGAAGAGATGCTTCCCTATGCCAGTTCCGGCCGTATGCCGATGATGCTTACCAGCGGCGATCACGACACGGTATCGGCGGCCTGGTCGTTCATGGGCGCGCTTTCGGCCCGATCCGGTCGCGTTCTGCCCGTCGATCTTCAGATCGGCGGGGAACCGTCGCCCCGAAACGATGCCGTCGTATTCGGCATATCCCGGGAATTGCCGGCAATCGTCCGCGAGCGGGGGACCGAAGATCTGCAGGCGGTGATGACCGACTGGGAGACGCGTCCCGAGACCCCTGATGTCGATTGGCTGCCGCCGGACCGCCGACCCCGCCCCGTTCCCATGCCACAGACTTCGCCCGGAGAGGATACCGATTCCGTCGTCCGGTCGCTCCGTCGGCTGCAGGTTTCCGATAGTGGCCCCAACCCCGGTGCGACCACCTCTGACTTCACCGGCGGTATGTCGCTGGCGCGTGTCGATGGGAATGCCTCCGCCAACCGATACTTCACGAACGGTGACCGTTCGGTTCTGGGCGTCAACGGATCGGAACCCATCCGCGCGATCGATGAGACGGCGCTGGAGCGGGCGGACTGGCGCAACAGGCTGTCGACAGAAGGCGAGGAATCCGGTTTCTTCCTGGGATGGCTGGAGAGGGCATCGAACACACTGGTCAGCGAGGCCTATACGAGTTCGACGGATTATCGCATGCCGGTGTGGTCCGAGACCGATCGTCGTGACGCCGATAGTCGCCGGAATGCCGATTTCGTCATCTCGCAGTTTTCGCCGAGAAGCTGGATAGAAACGCTGCCGGGCGTCAGTCCGTCGACCTGGACCGTCATTGCGGCCCCGACGACCAGCGGTCTCTGGGCTGGCGTGGAACGATTGCAACGGATCGACAGCATTAACGGGGTTGCGGGTGACACCGCGCTGTTCGACCTGCCCGATGGAGAGATCGTCGTCCGGAAGACGACCGGCGACTACGTCTTCACCGGTCACCAGGGCTTCAGCCTGTCGTTGTTCCGCTCCGTGCTGGGGCAGTGGTTCTCGATCAATGTCGGGGTCTGGCTCGCCTTCGTGATCGGTATCGTCGTTGTTGTCGGGCTGATCACCAACGCTCTGCTCAAATCGGTTGGCCAACGCGAGGATATCCGATGA